One Burkholderia cepacia genomic window carries:
- a CDS encoding phage tail protein produces MNLNDQIASLTMGVDQLLHDHHAAQQAARSAEAFARAAAAEADAAAQRHAAAEADAQAAAQRHAQAAAEAEAALQRHTAASAEAQAAAQRHTDATAQAEAAVQRHAEATALTEALAQRHADAEAASQRHAAAIAEAEAAAQRHDAAATEAEAAAQRHAAAAAEAEAAAQRHAVAIAEAEAASQRHANAIADAQAAAQRQADAAAQAEAVAQRHAEAIAEAEAAAQRHADATAQAEAVTQRHTEAIAQAEAAAQRHADATAQAEAVTQRHALALAEAEAAAQRHEKAIADAEALVEAVVNGAASAETVEAVETAETAEAVERADAPEAAAAPAATDTHAPAPAATEAETAGEPESASAPATSEAPAAAADKPTLHVARPSQNEITLTINGESITLHPEQLGQLIEELAHARASMQPEPPPGIPAGWRFVTTKNPMMAVQKQSNGDRLLVARHTGYGWVPFTFSPDVVIQMYMMLTQR; encoded by the coding sequence ATGAACCTGAACGATCAGATCGCTTCGCTCACCATGGGCGTCGATCAGCTCCTCCACGATCACCACGCCGCGCAACAGGCGGCTCGCAGCGCGGAAGCCTTCGCGCGCGCGGCCGCGGCGGAAGCCGACGCGGCCGCCCAGCGTCATGCCGCGGCCGAGGCCGACGCGCAAGCTGCCGCGCAGCGCCATGCCCAAGCGGCCGCCGAGGCCGAAGCCGCGCTGCAGCGCCACACCGCGGCGAGCGCCGAAGCGCAAGCCGCCGCCCAGCGCCATACCGATGCCACCGCGCAAGCCGAAGCCGCCGTGCAACGCCATGCGGAAGCCACCGCGCTGACCGAAGCACTCGCGCAGCGTCACGCGGATGCCGAAGCGGCGTCGCAGCGCCACGCGGCCGCGATCGCCGAAGCCGAGGCCGCCGCGCAGCGTCACGACGCAGCAGCCACCGAAGCCGAAGCGGCCGCGCAGCGCCATGCGGCCGCCGCTGCGGAAGCCGAGGCCGCTGCGCAACGTCACGCGGTTGCGATCGCCGAGGCGGAAGCCGCTTCGCAGCGCCACGCGAATGCGATCGCGGACGCACAAGCCGCCGCGCAACGCCAGGCCGACGCGGCCGCGCAGGCCGAAGCCGTCGCGCAGCGCCACGCCGAAGCCATCGCCGAGGCCGAAGCTGCCGCACAACGCCACGCCGATGCCACCGCGCAGGCCGAGGCCGTCACGCAACGCCATACCGAAGCGATCGCGCAGGCCGAAGCGGCCGCGCAACGCCACGCCGATGCCACCGCGCAGGCCGAGGCCGTCACGCAACGCCACGCGTTGGCGCTCGCGGAAGCCGAAGCCGCCGCTCAGCGTCATGAAAAGGCCATCGCCGACGCCGAGGCGCTGGTCGAGGCCGTCGTCAACGGGGCCGCGTCGGCGGAAACCGTGGAAGCCGTGGAAACCGCCGAAACTGCGGAAGCCGTTGAACGCGCGGACGCGCCGGAAGCCGCAGCCGCGCCGGCGGCCACCGACACCCATGCACCCGCGCCCGCGGCAACCGAAGCCGAAACCGCCGGGGAACCGGAATCCGCGTCGGCACCGGCGACCTCCGAAGCGCCCGCCGCCGCAGCGGACAAACCGACGCTGCATGTCGCCCGCCCGTCGCAGAACGAGATCACGCTGACCATCAACGGCGAATCGATCACGCTGCATCCGGAGCAACTGGGCCAGTTGATCGAGGAACTCGCGCATGCGCGCGCGTCGATGCAGCCGGAGCCGCCGCCCGGCATCCCGGCCGGCTGGCGCTTCGTGACGACGAAGAACCCGATGATGGCCGTGCAGAAGCAGTCGAACGGCGACCGCCTGCTGGTCGCCCGTCACACGGGCTACGGCTGGGTGCCGTTCACGTTCTCGCCGGACGTCGTGATCCAGATGTACATGATGCTGACCCAGCGGTAA
- the hpnA gene encoding hopanoid-associated sugar epimerase, which produces MTDTSRDLVLVTGASGFVGSAVARIAQQKGYAVRVLVRPTSPRTNVADLDAEIVTGDMRDEASMRAALRGVRYLLHVAADYRLWAPDPDEIERANLEGAVATMRAARAEGVERIVYTSSVATLKVTSAGDPSDENRPLTAEQAIGVYKRSKVLAERAVERMIADEGLPAVIVNPSTPIGPRDVKPTPTGRIIVEAALGKIPAFVDTGLNLVHVDDVAHGHFLALERGRIGERYILGGENLPLQQMLADIAQMTGRKAPTIALPRWPLYPLAVGAEAVAKFTKKEPFVTVDGLRMSKNKMYFTSAKAERELGYRARPYREGLRDALDWFGSAGYLK; this is translated from the coding sequence ATGACTGATACCTCCCGCGATCTCGTTCTCGTCACCGGTGCGTCCGGTTTCGTCGGCTCGGCCGTCGCGCGCATCGCGCAGCAGAAAGGCTATGCGGTGCGCGTGCTCGTGCGCCCGACCAGCCCGCGCACGAACGTGGCGGATCTCGACGCCGAGATCGTCACCGGCGACATGCGCGACGAGGCGTCGATGCGCGCCGCGCTGCGCGGCGTGCGCTACCTGCTGCATGTCGCGGCCGACTACCGGCTGTGGGCGCCCGATCCCGACGAGATCGAGCGCGCGAACCTCGAGGGGGCGGTCGCGACGATGCGCGCGGCACGCGCGGAAGGCGTCGAGCGGATCGTCTACACGAGCAGCGTCGCGACGCTGAAGGTGACGAGTGCCGGCGATCCGTCCGACGAAAACCGGCCGCTCACGGCGGAACAGGCGATCGGCGTCTACAAGCGCAGCAAGGTGCTTGCGGAACGCGCGGTCGAGCGAATGATCGCCGACGAAGGGCTGCCGGCCGTGATCGTCAATCCGTCGACGCCGATCGGCCCGCGCGACGTGAAACCGACGCCGACCGGCCGCATCATCGTCGAGGCCGCGCTCGGCAAGATTCCGGCGTTCGTCGACACGGGGCTGAACCTCGTGCATGTCGACGACGTCGCGCACGGCCACTTCCTCGCGCTCGAGCGCGGGCGGATCGGCGAGCGCTACATCCTCGGCGGCGAGAACCTGCCGCTGCAGCAGATGCTCGCCGACATCGCGCAGATGACGGGCCGCAAGGCGCCGACGATCGCGCTGCCGCGCTGGCCGCTCTATCCGCTCGCAGTCGGCGCGGAAGCGGTGGCGAAGTTCACGAAGAAGGAGCCGTTCGTCACCGTGGACGGGCTGCGGATGTCGAAGAACAAGATGTATTTCACGTCCGCGAAGGCCGAGCGCGAGCTCGGCTACCGTGCGCGCCCGTACCGCGAAGGGCTGCGCGATGCGCTCGACTGGTTCGGCTCCGCGGGCTACCTGAAGTAA
- a CDS encoding OpgC domain-containing protein, whose translation MNGPPRIAAGRLIEVDFFRGIVLLMIVVDHIGASVLSRVTLHAFALCDAAEVFVFLGGFATASAYGAIAERHGARAAQRRFVRRAMQIYRAFLATSTLMLVVSAVLDHYGIDAPNLALDDVSVMLASPLTGLAELLTFQRQPYLASVLPMYVLFALASPVLVPFARRHPWLLAAASVSSWIAAGWLGPELLDTDGFRWSFNPFAWQLMFVAGVLARCQPFYRRIALGRWGAAATGLACAVVLGCASYKLFSGLPLPEGMMKRDLAFARVVSFAAVAWLMADCVRFGWIARIAQGVRPVVAVGQRGLICFVAGAAISLTLDSLLHPAAHGARLPHVIGVGLAADACALGLMMALASSGTWLARRRGAAA comes from the coding sequence ATGAACGGTCCACCGCGTATCGCCGCCGGCCGCCTGATCGAAGTCGATTTCTTCCGCGGCATCGTGCTGCTGATGATCGTCGTCGATCACATCGGCGCGAGCGTGCTGTCGCGCGTCACGCTGCACGCGTTCGCGCTGTGCGACGCGGCCGAGGTCTTCGTCTTTCTCGGCGGCTTCGCGACCGCGAGCGCCTATGGCGCGATCGCCGAACGGCATGGTGCGCGCGCCGCGCAACGGCGGTTCGTGCGCCGCGCGATGCAGATCTACCGCGCGTTTCTCGCGACCTCGACGCTGATGCTCGTCGTGTCGGCCGTGCTCGACCACTACGGGATCGATGCGCCGAACCTCGCGCTCGACGACGTCAGCGTGATGCTCGCGTCGCCGCTCACGGGCCTTGCCGAACTGCTGACGTTCCAGCGCCAGCCCTATCTCGCGTCGGTGCTGCCGATGTACGTGCTGTTCGCGCTCGCGTCGCCGGTGCTCGTGCCGTTCGCGCGCCGGCATCCGTGGCTGCTCGCCGCCGCGAGCGTGTCGTCGTGGATCGCGGCGGGCTGGCTCGGCCCCGAGCTGCTGGATACCGACGGATTCCGCTGGAGTTTCAATCCGTTCGCGTGGCAACTGATGTTCGTCGCCGGCGTGCTCGCGCGCTGCCAGCCGTTCTACCGGCGCATCGCGCTCGGCCGCTGGGGGGCCGCGGCGACCGGGCTGGCCTGCGCGGTCGTGCTCGGCTGCGCGAGCTACAAGCTGTTCTCGGGGCTGCCGCTGCCGGAGGGGATGATGAAGCGCGACCTGGCGTTCGCGCGCGTCGTGAGCTTCGCGGCCGTCGCGTGGCTGATGGCCGATTGCGTGCGCTTCGGCTGGATCGCGCGGATCGCGCAGGGCGTGCGGCCGGTCGTGGCCGTGGGCCAGCGCGGGCTGATCTGCTTCGTCGCGGGCGCGGCGATCTCGCTGACGCTCGATTCGCTGCTGCATCCGGCGGCGCACGGCGCGCGCCTGCCGCATGTGATCGGCGTCGGACTGGCCGCGGATGCGTGCGCGCTGGGCCTGATGATGGCGCTTGCGAGTTCGGGGACGTGGCTGGCGCGGCGGCGCGGGGCGGCCGCGTAA
- a CDS encoding glycosyltransferase — protein sequence MMLVLAFLVSGLSLIIWIVLLVARGGFWRAVPARPLPPEARGAAAEAGWPAVVAVVPARNEADVIARAATSLLEQDYPGEFHLIIVDDHSDDGTADAARAAALAINRADRLTVLAAKPLPAGWSGKVWAQSQGIAAVRTLGLPADYLLLTDADIGHPPDAVAQLVTRAQAENRDLVSLMVRLRCDSFWEKALIPAFVFFFAKLYPFSWINNPRNRTAGAAGGCMLVKRTALEEAGGIESIRGALIDDCSLAAQIKHRGSGRHPIRLDLADRSVSLRPYDSWRDIWNMIARTAFTQLHYSPLLLAGTLLGMTIIYLVPPAAALAYGARAWPAWLAWASMCAAYAPMLRYYRRSPLWAPALPLVALFYVGATFASAWRYWRGKGGQWKARVQAPVDR from the coding sequence ATGATGCTGGTTCTCGCTTTCCTGGTGTCCGGGCTGTCGCTGATCATCTGGATCGTGCTGCTCGTCGCGCGCGGCGGCTTCTGGCGCGCGGTGCCCGCGCGGCCGCTGCCGCCCGAGGCGCGCGGCGCCGCGGCCGAGGCCGGCTGGCCGGCCGTCGTCGCGGTCGTGCCGGCGCGCAACGAGGCCGACGTGATCGCCCGGGCGGCGACTTCGCTGCTCGAGCAGGATTACCCGGGCGAATTTCATCTGATCATCGTCGACGACCACAGCGACGACGGCACCGCCGACGCGGCCCGCGCGGCCGCGCTCGCCATCAACCGCGCCGACCGGCTGACGGTGCTGGCCGCGAAGCCGCTGCCGGCCGGCTGGTCGGGCAAGGTGTGGGCGCAGTCGCAGGGGATCGCCGCGGTGCGGACGCTCGGCCTGCCGGCCGACTACCTGCTGCTGACGGATGCCGACATCGGCCATCCGCCGGACGCCGTCGCGCAGCTCGTCACGCGCGCGCAGGCCGAGAACCGCGATCTCGTGTCGCTGATGGTACGGCTGCGCTGCGATTCGTTCTGGGAAAAGGCGCTGATCCCGGCGTTCGTGTTCTTCTTCGCGAAGCTCTACCCGTTCTCGTGGATCAACAACCCGCGCAACCGGACGGCCGGCGCCGCGGGCGGCTGCATGCTGGTGAAGCGCACGGCGCTCGAGGAAGCGGGCGGCATCGAGTCGATCCGCGGCGCGCTGATCGACGACTGCAGCCTTGCCGCGCAGATCAAGCACCGCGGCAGCGGCCGCCATCCGATCCGGCTCGACCTGGCCGACCGCAGCGTGTCGCTGCGCCCGTACGACAGCTGGCGCGACATCTGGAACATGATCGCGCGCACCGCGTTCACGCAGCTGCACTATTCGCCGCTGCTGCTGGCCGGCACGCTGCTCGGGATGACGATCATCTATCTCGTGCCGCCCGCCGCGGCGCTCGCGTACGGCGCGCGCGCGTGGCCGGCGTGGCTCGCGTGGGCGTCGATGTGCGCCGCGTATGCGCCGATGCTGCGCTACTACCGGCGCTCGCCGCTGTGGGCGCCCGCGCTGCCGCTCGTCGCGCTGTTCTACGTCGGCGCGACGTTCGCGTCCGCGTGGCGGTACTGGCGCGGCAAGGGCGGCCAGTGGAAGGCGCGCGTGCAGGCGCCGGTGGATCGCTGA
- the rarD gene encoding EamA family transporter RarD — MTGYPEAGRGLMLSVMASTLFALMSAYAKLLAPLTGLDIFAWRVLWTAPGALALIALRGRWPALVDLLRRSVRDWRLLIAVPVSAALLGVQLWLFLWAPLHGRMLEVSLGYFLLPLTMVLVGRFYYHERLDPLQWAAVACAALGVAHEVWATRAFAWPTLVVALGYPPYFVLRRRINADSLAAFAVEIALLCPVAFTMVATSATQVAGHPVLWAALLPGLGVLSTLALASYLKASRMLPMALFGILGYVEPVLLVAVSLLLLGETLSVAKLATYGPIWVAVALTAWHSAMLMRRLPAR, encoded by the coding sequence ATGACGGGGTATCCGGAGGCCGGGCGCGGCCTCATGCTGTCGGTGATGGCATCGACGCTGTTCGCGCTGATGTCCGCCTACGCGAAACTGCTCGCGCCGCTCACGGGGCTCGACATCTTCGCGTGGCGCGTGTTGTGGACCGCACCGGGCGCGCTCGCGCTGATCGCGCTGCGCGGCCGCTGGCCGGCGCTCGTCGACCTCCTTCGGCGCAGCGTGCGCGACTGGCGCCTGCTGATCGCGGTGCCCGTGAGCGCCGCGCTGCTCGGCGTGCAGTTGTGGCTGTTCCTGTGGGCGCCGCTGCACGGGCGCATGCTCGAAGTGTCGCTCGGCTATTTCCTGTTGCCGCTGACGATGGTGCTCGTCGGCCGCTTCTACTATCACGAACGGCTCGATCCGCTGCAATGGGCGGCGGTCGCGTGCGCCGCGCTCGGCGTCGCGCACGAAGTGTGGGCGACGCGCGCGTTCGCATGGCCGACGCTCGTCGTCGCGCTCGGTTATCCGCCTTATTTCGTGCTGCGCCGGCGGATCAACGCCGATTCGCTCGCCGCGTTCGCGGTCGAGATCGCGCTGCTGTGCCCGGTCGCGTTCACGATGGTCGCGACGAGCGCGACGCAGGTGGCCGGCCATCCCGTGCTGTGGGCCGCGCTGTTGCCGGGGCTCGGCGTGCTCAGCACGCTCGCGCTCGCGAGCTACCTGAAGGCCAGCCGGATGCTGCCGATGGCCCTGTTCGGAATTCTCGGCTACGTCGAGCCCGTGCTGCTCGTCGCGGTGTCGCTGCTGCTGCTCGGCGAAACGCTGAGCGTCGCGAAGCTCGCGACGTACGGGCCGATCTGGGTCGCCGTTGCGCTGACCGCGTGGCACAGCGCCATGCTGATGCGGCGCCTGCCCGCTCGCTGA
- a CDS encoding peptide MFS transporter: protein MHSPSPVSQTRSFTTVFLIEMWERFGYYGMAALLVLFMVDRLGFTDSHANLTWGAFTALVYAAPSIGGWIGDKVLGARRTMIIGASVLCAGYLMLSVPNDQLTYMYASLGVIVVGNGLFKANAANLVRRIYEGDDARIDSAFTIYYMAVNIGSTVSMLATPWIKDHWGWHTAFAVCCGGMLLAILNFMLMHRTLAHVGSLPDDQPIRWKRLGAVALGGVGLALVTLYVLQHKQLAVASVWTAAFAILAIFAYMIAKSERSERAGLIAALVLIGQVILFFIFYVQMSTSLTLFALRNVDPRFMLFGTTLFTWSAAQFQALNPIWIMLLSPVLVWVYNAVAKGGRDLPVAAKYALGFGAVAAGYLVFTISGRFAVDGRVSSWFMVWGYGLYSLGELLVSGLGLAMIARYVPARMSGFMMGAYFVATGVSQYLGSVVANFAQMPSHELPATESLPLYLSLFEKLGWLAAIGMLLALLLLPLMNRLSRQHQRCAEERREEATSATAAVAAQ from the coding sequence ATGCATTCACCTTCACCTGTTTCACAAACCCGATCGTTCACGACGGTCTTCCTCATCGAAATGTGGGAGCGCTTCGGCTACTACGGCATGGCCGCGCTCCTGGTCCTCTTCATGGTCGACCGGCTCGGCTTCACCGACAGCCACGCGAACCTGACCTGGGGTGCGTTTACCGCACTCGTCTATGCCGCGCCGTCGATCGGCGGCTGGATCGGCGACAAGGTGCTCGGCGCCCGTCGCACGATGATCATCGGCGCATCCGTGCTGTGTGCCGGCTACCTGATGCTGTCGGTACCGAACGACCAGCTGACGTACATGTACGCGTCGCTCGGCGTGATCGTCGTCGGCAACGGCCTGTTCAAGGCCAACGCCGCGAACCTCGTGCGTCGCATCTATGAAGGCGACGACGCGCGCATCGACAGCGCGTTCACGATCTACTACATGGCGGTCAACATCGGCTCGACGGTGTCGATGCTCGCGACGCCGTGGATCAAGGATCACTGGGGCTGGCACACCGCGTTCGCGGTCTGCTGCGGCGGCATGCTGCTCGCGATCCTCAACTTCATGCTGATGCATCGCACGCTCGCGCACGTCGGCTCGCTACCCGACGACCAGCCGATCCGCTGGAAGCGCCTCGGCGCGGTCGCCCTGGGCGGTGTCGGGCTCGCGCTGGTCACGCTGTACGTGCTGCAGCACAAGCAGCTGGCCGTCGCCAGCGTGTGGACGGCGGCGTTCGCGATCCTCGCGATCTTCGCGTACATGATCGCGAAGTCGGAGCGCTCGGAGCGCGCCGGCCTGATCGCGGCGCTCGTGCTGATCGGCCAGGTGATCCTGTTCTTCATCTTCTACGTGCAGATGTCGACGTCGCTGACGCTGTTCGCGCTGCGCAACGTCGATCCGCGCTTCATGCTGTTCGGCACGACGCTGTTCACCTGGAGCGCCGCGCAGTTCCAGGCGCTGAACCCGATCTGGATCATGCTGCTGAGCCCGGTGCTCGTGTGGGTCTACAACGCCGTCGCGAAGGGCGGCCGTGACCTGCCGGTCGCCGCGAAGTACGCGCTCGGTTTCGGCGCAGTGGCCGCGGGCTACCTGGTGTTCACGATCAGCGGCCGCTTTGCCGTGGACGGCCGCGTGTCGTCGTGGTTCATGGTGTGGGGCTACGGCCTTTACTCGCTCGGCGAACTGCTGGTGAGCGGCCTCGGCCTCGCGATGATCGCCCGCTACGTGCCGGCGCGCATGAGCGGCTTCATGATGGGTGCGTACTTCGTCGCGACGGGCGTGTCGCAGTATCTGGGCAGCGTCGTCGCGAACTTCGCGCAGATGCCGTCGCACGAACTGCCGGCCACCGAATCGCTGCCGCTCTACCTGTCGCTGTTCGAGAAGCTCGGCTGGCTCGCCGCGATCGGCATGCTGCTCGCGCTGCTGCTGCTGCCGCTGATGAACCGCCTGTCGCGCCAGCACCAGCGTTGTGCGGAAGAGCGCCGCGAAGAGGCCACGTCGGCAACGGCGGCCGTCGCGGCTCAGTGA
- a CDS encoding cupin domain-containing protein, translated as MVPPTENSRSADAAAALGSKIRALRQRLKRTLDDTATAAGISKPFLSQVERGLASPSLTSLAGIAHALGVTVQYFVDTPSEERSVCRGEQLRFFGFADSANLFARLTNVSEGRQLEAILVRMPPGQKRSEVTTHAGEEFLYVIEGEVSLTLEGKTFVLQAGDSSHYQSTVPHSWVNTAKIESVVVWVGTPRLF; from the coding sequence ATGGTTCCCCCCACTGAAAACTCGCGGTCCGCAGACGCTGCCGCCGCTCTGGGCAGCAAGATTCGCGCGTTGCGCCAACGACTCAAGCGCACGCTCGACGACACCGCTACCGCCGCGGGGATTTCGAAGCCGTTTCTGTCTCAAGTCGAACGCGGGCTCGCGTCGCCGTCGCTGACATCGTTGGCCGGTATCGCGCACGCGCTCGGTGTGACGGTGCAGTACTTCGTGGATACGCCGAGCGAGGAACGCTCGGTCTGCCGAGGCGAGCAGCTGCGCTTCTTCGGGTTTGCCGATTCGGCGAACCTGTTCGCGAGGCTGACGAACGTGTCCGAAGGACGCCAGCTGGAGGCGATCCTCGTGCGGATGCCGCCGGGGCAGAAGCGGTCGGAGGTGACGACACATGCAGGAGAGGAGTTCCTGTATGTGATTGAAGGGGAAGTGTCGCTGACGCTGGAAGGCAAGACGTTCGTCCTGCAGGCCGGCGACAGCTCGCACTATCAGTCGACGGTCCCGCACAGCTGGGTCAACACCGCGAAGATCGAGTCGGTGGTGGTCTGGGTCGGTACGCCGAGGCTGTTCTAA
- a CDS encoding peptide ABC transporter substrate-binding protein → MKSLHAMSAVLAALALTPVAHAVSVPSNVALAPQQDLTRQVPAEVESLDPAHIESWTGNTIGLDLFEGLARIDAAGQVVPGVALSWERKTPTTWIFKLRHDAKWSNGQPVTAADFVYAWQRLVDPKTGSKYTILVEFVKNSKDIIAGKAAPSTLGVHAVDPYTLEVTTDVPVAFFPELTAMVPLAPVNKDTVTKLGDAWTRPGNIVSNGAYQLVDWQPNNRIVISKDAKYWNAPKVVINKVTYLPIESDETAMRMYQAGQIDYSYSIPSGIFQQVSKQFGGELRQGLQLATYYYYLNNSDPVLKDKRVRQALSMVLDRDVLTQKLTQAGEKPMYGLMPNGTKGVQPFTPDWASWPMAKRVSAAKDLLKQAGYSDAKPLSFTLTYNTNDLHKKVALFAASEWRTKLGINTKLENVEFKVLMKQRHDGKVQIARDGWFADYNDAMTFFDLLRCGSAQNTVGYCNKQADALVDEGNQKLDDKARAALLTQAHDLLALADTPMVPLFQYSADRLVKPYVGGYSLKNVIDMRASQDMYLIKH, encoded by the coding sequence ATGAAATCCTTGCATGCCATGTCGGCCGTGCTGGCCGCGCTCGCCCTGACGCCTGTCGCCCACGCCGTTTCCGTTCCGTCGAACGTCGCGCTCGCTCCTCAACAGGACCTGACGCGCCAGGTGCCCGCCGAAGTCGAGTCGCTCGACCCGGCGCACATCGAATCGTGGACCGGCAACACGATCGGCCTCGACCTGTTCGAAGGGCTGGCGCGCATCGACGCAGCCGGCCAGGTCGTGCCGGGTGTCGCGCTGTCGTGGGAGCGCAAGACGCCGACGACGTGGATCTTCAAGCTTCGCCACGACGCGAAGTGGAGCAACGGCCAGCCGGTGACGGCCGCCGATTTCGTCTATGCATGGCAGCGCCTCGTCGATCCGAAGACGGGCTCGAAGTACACGATCCTCGTCGAGTTCGTGAAGAACTCGAAGGACATCATCGCGGGCAAGGCCGCGCCGTCGACGCTCGGCGTGCACGCCGTCGACCCGTACACGCTGGAAGTGACGACCGACGTGCCGGTCGCGTTCTTCCCCGAGCTCACCGCGATGGTGCCGCTCGCGCCGGTGAACAAGGACACGGTGACGAAGCTCGGCGACGCATGGACGCGCCCGGGCAACATCGTCAGCAACGGCGCCTACCAGCTCGTCGACTGGCAGCCGAACAACCGCATCGTGATCTCGAAGGATGCGAAATACTGGAATGCGCCGAAGGTCGTGATCAACAAGGTCACGTACCTGCCGATCGAGAGCGACGAGACGGCGATGCGCATGTACCAGGCCGGCCAGATCGACTACAGCTATTCGATCCCGTCGGGGATCTTCCAGCAGGTCAGCAAGCAGTTCGGCGGCGAACTGCGCCAGGGCCTGCAGCTCGCGACGTACTACTACTACCTGAACAACAGCGATCCGGTACTGAAGGACAAGCGCGTGCGCCAGGCGCTGTCGATGGTGCTCGATCGCGACGTGCTGACCCAGAAGCTCACGCAGGCCGGCGAGAAGCCGATGTACGGCCTGATGCCGAACGGCACGAAGGGCGTGCAGCCGTTCACGCCGGACTGGGCGTCGTGGCCGATGGCCAAGCGTGTCTCGGCCGCGAAGGACCTGCTGAAGCAGGCCGGCTATTCGGATGCGAAGCCGCTGTCGTTCACGCTGACCTACAACACCAACGACCTGCACAAGAAGGTCGCGCTGTTCGCGGCGTCCGAATGGCGCACCAAGCTCGGCATCAACACGAAGCTCGAGAACGTCGAGTTCAAGGTGCTGATGAAGCAGCGTCATGACGGCAAGGTGCAGATCGCGCGCGACGGCTGGTTCGCGGACTACAACGACGCGATGACGTTCTTCGACCTGCTGCGTTGCGGCAGCGCGCAGAACACCGTCGGCTACTGCAACAAGCAGGCCGATGCGCTCGTCGACGAAGGCAACCAGAAGCTCGACGACAAGGCGCGTGCCGCGCTGCTCACGCAGGCACACGATCTTCTCGCACTGGCCGACACGCCGATGGTGCCGCTGTTCCAGTACTCGGCCGACCGTCTCGTGAAGCCGTACGTCGGTGGCTACTCGCTGAAGAACGTGATCGACATGCGTGCTTCGCAGGACATGTACCTGATCAAGCACTGA
- a CDS encoding acylphosphatase: MSRNELDERIETYYVRVRGVVQGVGFRHATVREAHALKLRGWVANLEDGTVEAMIQGPGAQIDRMLAWLRHGPPAARVTEVTFEERQTEKRFERFQQQ, translated from the coding sequence ATGAGCCGCAATGAACTGGACGAACGGATCGAGACCTACTACGTGCGGGTGCGCGGCGTCGTGCAGGGCGTCGGCTTCCGGCATGCGACGGTGCGCGAGGCGCACGCGCTGAAGCTGCGCGGCTGGGTCGCGAATCTCGAGGACGGCACCGTCGAAGCGATGATCCAGGGCCCCGGCGCGCAGATCGACCGGATGCTCGCGTGGCTGCGTCACGGGCCGCCGGCCGCGCGCGTGACCGAGGTGACGTTCGAGGAACGCCAGACCGAGAAGCGCTTCGAGCGCTTCCAGCAGCAGTAA